A genomic window from Flavobacterium hankyongi includes:
- the ligA gene encoding NAD-dependent DNA ligase LigA, with product MDVLQQIKALRDELNQHNYNYYVLDNPTISDFEFDTKLKQLQDLESKHPEYFDENSPTQRVGGAITKNFETIVHENRMYSLDNSYSKEDLLDWEVRAQKILGNVPLSYVCELKYDGASINITYENGKLKRAVTRGDGFQGDDVTNNIKTIKAVPIQLKGDFPNKFDIRGEIILPFAGFEKMNQELIEIGETPYANPRNTASGSLKLQDSAEVAKRPLDCLLYSLVGTNLPFSSHFKGLERARQWGFKVPVQSKLANSMDEVFEFIEYWDKHRHDLPYETDGVVIKVNDLHHQEELGYTAKSPRWAIAYKFKAEQVSTILNSISYQVGRTGAITPVANLEPVQLAGTVVKRASLHNADQIEKLDIRIGDEVFVEKGGEIIPKIIGVDLSKRHSDSVITEYITHCPECHAHLERKEGEANHYCPNFYGCPPQIIGRIQHYITRKAMDIEGLGGETVALLFNNGLVTNYADLYELKKEQVVVLERMADKSAENLINGIEKSKEIKFDRVLYALGIRYVGETVAKKLAKHYKSIDAIATASLENLITVDEIGEKIAQSVIEFFQNEENRIIIERLRNYGVQLELVEEESTSVSDKLSGKIFVVSGVFEKFSRDELKKAIEDNGGKVGSSISAKTNYVVAGDNMGPAKLEKANQLGIAIISEIDFEALINDN from the coding sequence ATGGATGTTTTGCAGCAAATTAAAGCCCTTAGAGATGAGCTTAATCAGCATAACTATAATTATTACGTTTTAGATAATCCCACAATTTCAGATTTTGAATTTGATACTAAACTAAAACAACTTCAGGATTTAGAAAGCAAACATCCAGAATACTTCGATGAAAATTCTCCTACTCAAAGAGTTGGAGGTGCTATTACCAAAAATTTCGAAACTATTGTCCATGAAAATAGAATGTATTCATTGGATAATTCTTATTCAAAAGAAGATTTATTAGATTGGGAAGTTAGGGCACAAAAAATACTGGGAAATGTTCCTTTGAGTTATGTTTGTGAACTTAAATATGATGGAGCTTCTATAAATATCACTTATGAAAATGGAAAACTGAAAAGAGCTGTAACACGTGGCGATGGTTTTCAGGGTGATGATGTAACAAACAACATAAAAACGATTAAAGCAGTACCAATTCAATTAAAGGGTGACTTTCCTAATAAGTTTGATATTCGAGGCGAAATTATTCTACCTTTTGCTGGTTTCGAAAAAATGAATCAAGAATTAATTGAAATTGGTGAAACACCTTATGCAAATCCAAGAAATACTGCATCTGGAAGTTTAAAATTACAAGACAGTGCCGAGGTTGCAAAAAGACCTTTAGATTGTTTGTTGTATTCACTTGTTGGTACAAATTTACCCTTTTCATCTCATTTTAAGGGTCTTGAAAGAGCAAGACAATGGGGTTTTAAAGTTCCAGTTCAGTCGAAATTAGCAAATTCTATGGATGAAGTTTTTGAGTTTATTGAATATTGGGATAAACACCGCCATGATTTGCCTTACGAAACGGATGGAGTTGTTATTAAAGTAAATGATTTACATCATCAGGAAGAATTAGGATATACTGCAAAATCACCTCGTTGGGCTATAGCGTATAAATTTAAAGCCGAACAGGTTTCTACAATACTAAATTCAATATCCTATCAAGTAGGAAGAACAGGTGCCATTACACCAGTTGCGAATTTGGAACCCGTTCAGTTAGCTGGTACAGTAGTGAAAAGAGCTTCCTTACATAATGCAGATCAAATTGAAAAACTTGATATCCGAATTGGAGATGAAGTATTTGTGGAGAAAGGTGGAGAAATTATTCCCAAAATTATTGGAGTTGATTTATCGAAAAGACATTCGGATTCTGTTATTACTGAATATATTACCCATTGTCCAGAATGTCATGCACATTTAGAAAGAAAAGAAGGTGAAGCAAACCATTATTGTCCTAACTTTTACGGTTGTCCACCTCAAATTATTGGGCGAATTCAGCATTATATTACACGTAAAGCAATGGATATAGAAGGTTTGGGAGGTGAAACAGTGGCTTTATTGTTTAATAATGGATTAGTGACTAATTACGCTGATTTATATGAACTTAAAAAAGAGCAAGTTGTTGTTTTAGAAAGGATGGCTGATAAATCGGCAGAAAATTTAATTAACGGAATTGAAAAATCTAAAGAAATTAAATTTGATAGAGTTTTATATGCGCTAGGAATACGATATGTTGGTGAAACAGTAGCCAAAAAACTGGCTAAACATTATAAAAGTATTGATGCTATCGCTACTGCTTCATTGGAAAATTTAATAACTGTTGATGAAATTGGAGAAAAAATTGCTCAAAGTGTGATTGAATTTTTTCAAAATGAAGAAAATAGAATTATTATTGAAAGACTTAGAAATTACGGAGTTCAGCTTGAATTAGTAGAAGAAGAAAGTACTAGTGTTTCTGATAAGCTTTCAGGTAAAATATTTGTGGTTTCTGGGGTGTTTGAAAAATTCTCTAGAGATGAACTTAAAAAAGCAATTGAAGATAACGGAGGAAAGGTAGGTAGTTCAATTTCAGCAAAAACAAATTATGTGGTAGCAGGAGATAATATGGGACCAGCAAAACTTGAAAAAGCAAATCAATTAGGAATAGCCATAATTTCTGAAATAGATTTTGAAGCATTGATAAATGATAACTAA